The following coding sequences are from one Lujinxingia vulgaris window:
- the brxC gene encoding BREX system P-loop protein BrxC: MTTLDSDARTSQNAIGDLFRKDVTRDIPPVIYFHEQSSEKLLEEVREYIITGGYPEDHPHHTRVPSGIHEQYVRLLGGIARELDKAQGPELPTAWISGFYGSGKSSFAKLLGLALDGKTLPDGRTLAQALLAADTSPLAHEFRDAWEVLSDKIDPIAVVFDIGGVARDHEQIHAAAIRQLQERLGYSHLASVAEYELRLERDGQWPDFLAACEDVHGQPWEELRDDAMADDLFSEVMHALLPSRYTEPMTWADLFAGRNAQNLAPNEAADAIADVMRFRAPGKTLFFVIDEVSQYIHQDEQRMLRLQSFASSLGQRLRGRAWLLVTGQEKLEEASESTVLGKLKGRFPPHLRVHLDATNIRDVVHKRLLFKTEAAEATLQDLFARYRDNLRLYAYECADITTDDFVEVYPMLPGHIDLLMDITSAMHLRSTRVQGDTHAIRGLIQLLGELFREKQLATREVGRLVTFDDIFDVQSSALDNDTQNTMAALLKWCADTEDELAIRAAKAVALLQLVAENRPTTVDLIASVLYDRLDRGDQRPAITEALNRLRDKNFISYSDTRGYKLQSSAGKDWAQERERIAVSHDQASEVVSRELAALIDATPRPRHHGSDFYFSAFFNDMRSNHDAVIKRNHHQASITFDFQFVGKDTQSSTAWIQRSEESTTKNRVIWVVGHTQEVIDAARAWFRSEKMIRTYDARRANLGAATLGLLRDEETRRDSLHRELVNQINSAWVAGKMYFRGREIEPRNFGAAFNTALHRAGEVLLPEVFPNYVSLTVTEKELDQLLSESLGGASAKFMEGELGILSKDAGVMVATCTGQIPTQILGAITSAHGLNGTTLFNQFTSEPYGYHASIIQACLAGLVRAKKIVIQLESGKRVTSYRDPGTQDLFRKERDLKRANIFPATEGDISGRDRIQMCRFFEDHLSATVDREDEALADAVYAHFPEKRTRLKDLKSQLQRLPGAPPLPDTLLALESALDLCLSSRRVEETVLTLKQQLDALRDGVHQLGVYASELTEEKIGALRRLEALMMYEAAQLKQTGELSEEVGAAIGRVQDQLKSARPWQDLISVEADATRIREAYREARQALIDRATVATREAVERIKLRDGFDQLDGDGSNRVLRIIREATTATDAKAVAPGLGELTREIDVNIPRALDEAHDRLDKLIVSEKEVPVVKVRHGLSNRTIQTEEELEGVLEELREQIKEQLGRGVVVRLY, translated from the coding sequence ATGACGACTCTCGATTCCGACGCTCGCACCTCGCAGAACGCCATCGGCGACCTTTTCCGCAAAGACGTCACCCGCGACATCCCGCCGGTGATCTACTTTCATGAGCAGAGCTCCGAAAAGCTCCTCGAAGAGGTGCGCGAATACATCATCACCGGGGGCTATCCCGAAGATCATCCCCACCACACTCGCGTGCCCAGCGGCATTCATGAACAGTACGTGCGCCTGCTCGGCGGCATCGCCCGCGAGCTCGACAAAGCCCAGGGGCCCGAGCTGCCCACGGCCTGGATTTCGGGCTTTTACGGGTCGGGTAAGTCCAGCTTCGCCAAGCTCCTCGGACTCGCGCTCGACGGCAAAACCCTCCCCGACGGCCGCACGCTGGCCCAGGCCCTGCTGGCGGCCGACACCTCGCCATTGGCCCACGAATTCCGCGACGCCTGGGAGGTTTTAAGCGACAAAATCGACCCCATCGCCGTGGTCTTCGACATCGGCGGGGTGGCGCGCGACCACGAGCAGATTCACGCCGCGGCCATCCGCCAACTTCAAGAACGCCTGGGCTACTCGCACCTCGCCAGCGTCGCCGAATACGAACTTCGCCTCGAGCGCGACGGCCAATGGCCCGACTTCCTCGCCGCCTGCGAAGACGTGCACGGCCAACCCTGGGAGGAGCTTCGCGACGACGCGATGGCCGACGACCTCTTCTCCGAAGTCATGCACGCGCTGCTGCCCTCGCGCTACACCGAACCCATGACCTGGGCCGACCTCTTCGCTGGCCGCAACGCCCAGAACCTCGCCCCAAACGAAGCCGCCGACGCCATCGCCGATGTGATGCGTTTTCGGGCGCCGGGCAAGACCCTCTTCTTCGTGATCGATGAGGTCAGCCAGTACATCCATCAGGATGAGCAGCGCATGCTCCGCTTGCAGAGCTTTGCGTCGTCTTTGGGCCAGCGCCTGCGCGGCAGAGCCTGGTTGCTCGTCACCGGTCAGGAGAAGCTCGAAGAGGCCAGCGAGTCCACCGTGCTCGGCAAGCTCAAGGGCCGCTTCCCACCACACCTGCGCGTGCACCTCGATGCGACGAACATCCGCGACGTCGTGCACAAACGCCTGCTCTTTAAGACCGAGGCCGCCGAGGCCACCTTGCAGGACCTTTTTGCGCGCTACCGCGACAACCTGCGCCTCTACGCCTACGAATGCGCCGACATCACCACCGATGATTTTGTCGAGGTCTACCCCATGCTCCCGGGGCATATCGACCTGCTGATGGACATCACCTCGGCCATGCACCTGCGCTCAACCCGCGTGCAGGGCGACACCCACGCCATCCGCGGCCTGATTCAGTTGCTCGGCGAGTTGTTTCGGGAGAAGCAGTTGGCCACGCGTGAGGTGGGGCGGCTGGTGACCTTTGATGACATCTTCGATGTGCAATCGAGCGCCCTCGACAACGACACGCAGAACACCATGGCCGCGCTCCTCAAATGGTGCGCCGACACCGAAGACGAGCTCGCCATCCGCGCCGCCAAAGCCGTGGCGCTCCTCCAGCTTGTGGCCGAGAACCGACCCACCACCGTCGACCTCATCGCCAGCGTGCTCTACGACCGCCTCGACCGCGGCGACCAACGCCCCGCCATCACCGAGGCGCTCAATCGCCTGCGCGATAAGAATTTCATCTCCTACTCCGACACCCGCGGCTACAAACTCCAGTCCAGCGCCGGCAAAGACTGGGCGCAGGAGCGCGAGCGCATCGCCGTCTCCCACGACCAGGCCAGCGAGGTCGTCAGCCGCGAGCTCGCCGCCCTCATCGACGCCACCCCGCGCCCCCGCCATCACGGCAGCGACTTCTACTTCAGCGCGTTTTTCAACGACATGCGCAGCAACCACGATGCGGTGATCAAACGAAACCATCACCAGGCCTCGATCACCTTCGACTTCCAGTTCGTGGGCAAAGACACGCAGAGCTCCACGGCCTGGATTCAGCGCAGCGAAGAGAGCACCACCAAAAACCGCGTCATCTGGGTGGTCGGCCACACCCAGGAGGTCATCGACGCGGCCCGCGCCTGGTTCCGCTCCGAGAAGATGATCCGCACCTACGACGCGCGCCGCGCCAACCTCGGCGCCGCCACCCTCGGCTTGCTGCGCGACGAAGAGACGCGCCGCGACAGCCTCCACCGCGAGCTCGTCAATCAAATCAACAGCGCCTGGGTCGCCGGCAAGATGTACTTCCGCGGCCGCGAGATCGAACCCCGCAATTTCGGCGCCGCCTTCAACACCGCCCTCCACCGCGCTGGCGAGGTGCTGCTGCCGGAGGTCTTTCCCAACTACGTGTCCCTGACCGTCACCGAGAAGGAACTCGACCAACTTCTCAGCGAAAGCCTCGGCGGCGCCTCCGCCAAATTCATGGAGGGCGAGCTGGGCATTCTGAGCAAAGACGCCGGCGTGATGGTCGCGACCTGCACGGGCCAGATCCCCACGCAAATCCTCGGCGCCATCACCTCCGCCCACGGCCTCAACGGCACCACCCTCTTCAACCAATTCACCAGCGAACCCTACGGCTACCACGCCTCCATCATCCAGGCCTGCCTCGCCGGACTCGTGCGCGCCAAGAAAATCGTCATTCAACTCGAGTCCGGAAAACGCGTCACCAGCTACCGCGACCCGGGCACCCAGGACCTCTTCCGCAAAGAACGCGACCTCAAACGCGCCAACATCTTCCCCGCCACCGAAGGCGACATCTCCGGACGCGACCGCATCCAAATGTGCCGCTTCTTCGAAGACCACCTCTCCGCCACCGTCGACCGCGAAGACGAAGCACTCGCCGACGCCGTCTACGCCCACTTCCCCGAAAAACGCACGCGCCTCAAAGACCTCAAATCCCAACTCCAACGCCTCCCCGGCGCGCCACCACTCCCCGACACGCTACTCGCCCTCGAAAGCGCCCTGGACCTCTGCCTGAGTTCACGCCGCGTCGAAGAAACGGTGCTCACGCTCAAGCAGCAGCTCGATGCGTTGCGCGATGGTGTTCATCAACTGGGCGTATACGCATCGGAGCTCACCGAGGAGAAGATCGGGGCGTTGCGGCGTCTAGAGGCGCTAATGATGTACGAGGCCGCGCAGCTCAAGCAGACGGGCGAGCTTTCGGAGGAGGTCGGGGCGGCCATTGGGCGCGTTCAGGACCAGCTTAAGAGCGCGCGTCCCTGGCAGGACCTGATCAGCGTCGAAGCCGACGCGACACGGATTCGGGAAGCGTACCGGGAGGCCCGCCAGGCGTTGATCGACCGCGCGACGGTGGCGACTCGCGAAGCCGTGGAGCGTATCAAGCTCAGGGATGGGTTCGACCAACTCGATGGTGACGGTTCGAACCGCGTGCTGCGGATCATTCGCGAAGCCACAACCGCCACCGACGCGAAGGCGGTCGCCCCTGGGCTCGGTGAGCTCACTCGGGAGATCGACGTGAACATCCCGCGCGCATTGGATGAGGCGCATGATCGGCTGGATAAATTGATCGTGAGTGAGAAGGAAGTTCCGGTTGTGAAGGTGCGGCATGGGTTGTCGAATCGGACGATTCAGACGGAGGAGGAGCTGGAGGGGGTGTTGGAGGAGCTTCGGGAGCAGATCAAAGAGCAGTTGGGGCGGGGAGTGGTTGTGAGGCTGTATTAG
- a CDS encoding BREX protein BrxB domain-containing protein produces MSRPDINPRARDLTWTLKALEQDLIDENGPRISTMRNYRFAIAVYDPAEEFDLRKGLSALSGRLTREGWVVHTISLHRVLLERLRRDLGEKNIERIIAREKRLAARPGGVERAASYLNEKITLLVEGPDGIAADVAGEIDTLIEENAERADRIVVFIARTGALYPFMRTSALLKHIDGRTHNLPVVLFYPGSRDGERGLSFMKVLPAFGDYRPQIYTPDSLKI; encoded by the coding sequence ATGAGCCGCCCCGACATCAACCCCCGCGCCCGCGACCTGACCTGGACGTTGAAGGCGTTGGAGCAGGACCTGATCGATGAGAACGGGCCGCGCATCTCCACGATGCGCAACTACCGTTTTGCCATCGCCGTCTACGATCCGGCCGAAGAGTTCGACCTTCGCAAAGGGCTCTCCGCGCTCAGCGGTCGCCTCACCCGCGAGGGTTGGGTGGTGCACACCATCTCCCTGCACCGCGTGCTCCTGGAGCGCCTGCGCCGCGACCTCGGCGAAAAGAACATCGAGCGCATCATCGCCCGCGAGAAACGACTCGCTGCGCGCCCCGGCGGCGTCGAGCGCGCGGCAAGCTACCTGAACGAAAAGATCACGCTGCTGGTGGAGGGGCCCGACGGCATTGCCGCCGACGTGGCGGGCGAAATCGACACGCTGATCGAAGAAAACGCCGAGCGCGCCGACCGCATCGTGGTCTTCATCGCCCGCACCGGCGCGCTCTACCCCTTCATGCGCACCTCCGCGCTGCTCAAACACATCGATGGGCGCACGCATAACCTGCCCGTCGTGCTCTTCTATCCCGGCTCTCGCGATGGCGAGCGCGGGCTCTCGTTTATGAAAGTCCTGCCCGCTTTTGGTGACTATCGCCCCCAAATTTACACGCCCGACTCACTTAAGATTTGA
- a CDS encoding BrxA family protein yields the protein MSTAPDNSDAPDEDAKKLAETREIHTRILRFQLGVEESRAYWQRVDAADPQRAWQPALEERWFGAVSESRVKVIMREMQARYDAYPPALHALANWEAMAPATRAVICHWHLQLADPLYRAFTGDFLEERRQALDPTVSREQVLRWVSRGNEERWGRTTRVAFASKLLTAAYNAGLVASTRDPRPLQYPRVSDRALSYMVHLLRELHIEGSLLDNPYLRSVGLSGTFLEDRLRTLPNITLRRMGHLVEFNTLTPDLSAWILRSHELSEAS from the coding sequence ATGTCTACGGCTCCCGACAATAGCGACGCGCCCGACGAAGACGCCAAGAAACTCGCCGAAACCCGCGAGATTCACACCCGCATCCTGCGCTTTCAGCTCGGCGTGGAAGAGTCGCGCGCCTACTGGCAGCGCGTCGACGCCGCCGATCCGCAACGCGCCTGGCAGCCGGCACTCGAAGAGCGCTGGTTTGGCGCGGTGAGCGAGAGCCGCGTCAAAGTGATCATGCGCGAGATGCAGGCCCGCTACGACGCCTACCCGCCGGCGTTGCACGCGCTCGCGAACTGGGAAGCCATGGCGCCCGCCACCCGCGCCGTCATCTGCCACTGGCACCTCCAGCTCGCGGACCCTCTTTACCGCGCGTTCACCGGCGACTTTCTCGAAGAGCGGCGCCAGGCCCTCGATCCCACCGTCTCGCGTGAGCAGGTGCTCCGCTGGGTCTCGCGGGGCAACGAAGAGCGCTGGGGGCGTACGACCCGCGTGGCTTTTGCGAGCAAACTTCTGACCGCCGCGTACAACGCCGGGCTCGTCGCCAGCACCCGCGACCCGCGGCCGCTGCAATACCCCCGCGTCTCCGACCGCGCGCTCTCGTACATGGTGCACCTCCTGCGCGAGCTGCACATCGAGGGCTCGCTGCTCGACAACCCCTACCTGCGCTCCGTGGGGCTCAGCGGCACCTTCCTCGAAGACCGCCTGCGCACCCTCCCCAACATCACGCTGCGGCGCATGGGACATCTCGTCGAGTTCAACACCCTCACCCCGGACTTAAGCGCGTGGATTCTGCGCTCCCATGAACTCTCGGAGGCCTCATGA
- the brxE gene encoding BREX-6 system BrxE protein, translating to MLELPEHTLDAILAIQLLVGWAGEGACEPPRLAWWQTDLVDDMGGGDLLKRLLPVTHRWAGLEAAREAGRRHSEAMRTQSANAARQRTLFHLSFEVDRQIEQRLRALKLSGETPAQALPLLEIAVPDAPFDAAKLAEALKLPEPPNSRTTPGGRRLTGEVPDSPLDQIRNLAAALTTSGAFDDTFPQPHYEL from the coding sequence ATGCTCGAACTTCCCGAACACACACTCGACGCCATCCTCGCCATCCAGCTTCTCGTCGGCTGGGCCGGGGAGGGCGCCTGCGAACCCCCCAGGCTCGCCTGGTGGCAAACCGACCTCGTCGATGACATGGGCGGTGGTGACCTCCTCAAACGCCTCCTCCCCGTCACCCACCGCTGGGCGGGGCTCGAAGCCGCGCGCGAGGCTGGCCGCCGCCACTCCGAGGCGATGCGCACCCAGAGCGCCAACGCGGCGCGCCAGCGCACGCTCTTTCACCTGAGCTTCGAGGTCGATCGCCAGATCGAGCAGCGTCTTCGCGCGCTCAAGCTCAGCGGCGAAACGCCCGCCCAGGCGCTGCCACTGCTCGAGATCGCCGTGCCCGACGCGCCTTTCGACGCCGCAAAACTCGCTGAAGCGCTCAAGCTCCCCGAGCCTCCCAACTCACGCACCACCCCCGGCGGCCGCCGCCTCACCGGCGAGGTCCCGGACTCACCGCTTGACCAGATCCGTAACCTCGCCGCGGCCCTCACCACCTCCGGCGCCTTCGACGACACCTTCCCCCAGCCCCACTACGAGCTCTGA